One Suricata suricatta isolate VVHF042 chromosome 15, meerkat_22Aug2017_6uvM2_HiC, whole genome shotgun sequence DNA segment encodes these proteins:
- the ZNF7 gene encoding zinc finger protein 7 isoform X5 has product MDAHPPSLMEAVTFGDVAVHFSREEWQCLDPSQRALYKEVMLENHSSVAGLAGFLVFKPELISRLEQGQEPWVLDLKGVEEREVARTSFTDSAVGIVSEQLCEDMDVLKSEPCMALVRRSPQGFPQNFGFTDTSDSEVWSENKPSSLFQKTCLNTGTVTPKKTFTKEGAHGRGKLESSGVLGCHPDKSEGGTAEGTSRSCDMCGRRFRSTSDIGLHQELNTPKKTNRCPECKKTLPNCLQGKSRSNWYGEKPYECEECGKVFRLCSQLNQHQRIHTGEKPFKCVECGKAFRLSSKLIQHQRIHTGEKPYRCEECGKAFGQSSSLIHHQRVHTGERPYGCRECGKAFSQQSQLVRHQRTHTGERPYQCQECGKAFSQSSTLAQHQRMHAGEKLQLPRSPGSPSHVPHQRIHATEKPFKCDECGKAFRWVSRLSQHQLTHTGEKPYKCNKCAKAFGCSSRLIRHQRTHTGEKPFKCDECGKGFVQGSHLIQHQRIHTGEKPYECSDCGKAFSQSSSLIYHQRIHKGEKPYECVECGKAFSMSTQLTIHQRVHTGERPYKCTECGKAFSQNSTLFQHQIIHAGVKPYGCSECGKAFSRSSYLIEHQRIHTRAQWYHEYGNTLEAATHVSRRKVSTVKKLHKCNECEKIFRWRSHLIIHQRIHTGEKPYKCNECGKAFNRSSRLTQHQKIHMG; this is encoded by the exons ATGGATGCCCACCCACCGAGCCTCATG GAGGCTGTGACGTTCGGTGATGTGGCCGTGCACTTCTCGAGGGAGGAGTGGCAGTGTCTGGACCCTAGCCAGAGAGCCCTCTACAAGGAAGTAATGCTGGAGAACCACAGCAGTGTGGCTGGACTAG CAGGATTCCTGGTCTTCAAGCCTGAGCTGATCTCCCGGTTGGAGCAGGGGCAGGAACCATGGGTCCTTGACCTGAAGGGAGTCGAGGAGAGAGAGGTGGCAAGGACCTCCTTTACAG ATTCTGCAGTTGGGATTGTGAGTGAGCAGCTCTGTGAGGACATGGATGTTCTAAAATCAGAACCCTGTATGGCCTTGGTCAGACGTTCCCCACAAGGTTTTCCTCAGAATTTTGGCTTTACAGACACCTCTGATTCTGAGGTCTGGTCAGAGAATAAGCCAAGTTCCCTCTTCCAGAAAACCTGTTTAAACACTGGGACCGTGACTCCCAAGAAGACCTTCACCAAGGAGGGTGCCCACGGACGTGGCAAGCTGGAGAGCAGTGGCGTACTGGGTTGTCACCCTGACAAAAGTGAGGGAGGTACTGCAGAAGGGACATCCCGAAGTTGTGATATGTGTGGCAGGAGATTCAGATCTACTTCGGACATTGGTCTGCATCAGGAACTTAATACACCGAAGAAAACTAACAGATGTCCAGAATGTAAAAAAACATTACCTAATTGCTTACAGGGGAAATCTCGAAGTAACTGGTATGGAGAGAAGCCGTATGAATGTGAGGAATGTGGGAAAGTCTTCAGGTTGTGCTCACAGCTTAATCAGCATCAgagaatccacactggagagaagccatTCAAATGCGTTGAGTGTGGAAAAGCCTTTCGTCTGAGCTCAAAACTCATTCAGCATcaaagaattcatactggagagaagccctacAGGTGTGAGGAGTGTGGAAAGGCCTTTGGTCAGAGCTCCAGCCTCATCCACCACCAGAGGGTCCACACGGGAGAGAGGCCCTATGGCTGTCGGgagtgtgggaaggccttcagCCAGCAGTCTCAGCTGGTCAGACACCAGAGGACCCACACTGGAGAGAGGCCCTACCAGTGCCAGGAGTGTGGAAAGGCCTTCAGCCAGAGCTCAACCCTCGCTCAGCACCAGCGGATGCATGCAGGAGAGAAACTTCAGCTTCCAAGAAGCCCAGGTAGTCCCAGCCACGTTCCACATCAGAGAATCCATGCTACAGAGAAACCATTTAAGTGTGAtgagtgtgggaaggccttcagATGGGTGTCTCGCCTTAGTCAGCATCAGCTAacccacactggagagaaaccttacaaatgcaATAAGTGTGCAAAAGCGTTTGGTTGTAGCTCACGGCTTATTCGCCACCAGAGAACtcacactggagaaaaaccaTTTAAGTGTGATGAGTGTGGGAAAGGTTTTGTCCAGGGCTCACACCTAATtcaacatcagagaattcacaccGGAGAGAAACCCTACGAATGTAGTGACTGTGGAAAAGCCTTCAGCCAGAGCTCAAGTCTCATTTACCATCAGAGAATCCATAAGGGAGAGAAGCCCTACGAATGTGTCGAatgtggaaaagctttcagtATGAGCACACAGCTCACGATACATCAAAGGGTCCACACTGGGGAGAGACCCTATAAGTGTactgaatgtgggaaagccttcagtcaAAACTCAACCCTTTTCCAACACCAGATAATTCATGCAGGAGTGAAGCCCTATGGCTGTAGtgagtgtgggaaagccttcagccGGAGTTCCTATCTTATTGAGCATCAGAGGATCCACACTCGTGCCCAGTGGTATCATGAATACGGGAATACACTGGAAGCTGCTACCCATGTGAGCCGTAGAAAAGTCAGCACTGTAAAGAAACTGcataaatgtaatgaatgtgagaaaatattcaGGTGGCGCTCACATCTAATTAttcatcagagaattcacactggagagaaaccttacaaatgtaatgaatgtggcaaaGCATTTAATCGGAGCTCACGGCTGACTCAGCATCAGAAAATTCACATGGGATAG
- the ZNF7 gene encoding zinc finger protein 7 isoform X4, which yields MARRRYHPGHMDAHPPSLMEAVTFGDVAVHFSREEWQCLDPSQRALYKEVMLENHSSVAGLAGFLVFKPELISRLEQGQEPWVLDLKGVEEREVARTSFTDSAVGIVSEQLCEDMDVLKSEPCMALVRRSPQGFPQNFGFTDTSDSEVWSENKPSSLFQKTCLNTGTVTPKKTFTKEGAHGRGKLESSGVLGCHPDKSEGGTAEGTSRSCDMCGRRFRSTSDIGLHQELNTPKKTNRCPECKKTLPNCLQGKSRSNWYGEKPYECEECGKVFRLCSQLNQHQRIHTGEKPFKCVECGKAFRLSSKLIQHQRIHTGEKPYRCEECGKAFGQSSSLIHHQRVHTGERPYGCRECGKAFSQQSQLVRHQRTHTGERPYQCQECGKAFSQSSTLAQHQRMHAGEKLQLPRSPGSPSHVPHQRIHATEKPFKCDECGKAFRWVSRLSQHQLTHTGEKPYKCNKCAKAFGCSSRLIRHQRTHTGEKPFKCDECGKGFVQGSHLIQHQRIHTGEKPYECSDCGKAFSQSSSLIYHQRIHKGEKPYECVECGKAFSMSTQLTIHQRVHTGERPYKCTECGKAFSQNSTLFQHQIIHAGVKPYGCSECGKAFSRSSYLIEHQRIHTRAQWYHEYGNTLEAATHVSRRKVSTVKKLHKCNECEKIFRWRSHLIIHQRIHTGEKPYKCNECGKAFNRSSRLTQHQKIHMG from the exons ATGGCCCGTCGCAG GTATCACCCAGGACACATGGATGCCCACCCACCGAGCCTCATG GAGGCTGTGACGTTCGGTGATGTGGCCGTGCACTTCTCGAGGGAGGAGTGGCAGTGTCTGGACCCTAGCCAGAGAGCCCTCTACAAGGAAGTAATGCTGGAGAACCACAGCAGTGTGGCTGGACTAG CAGGATTCCTGGTCTTCAAGCCTGAGCTGATCTCCCGGTTGGAGCAGGGGCAGGAACCATGGGTCCTTGACCTGAAGGGAGTCGAGGAGAGAGAGGTGGCAAGGACCTCCTTTACAG ATTCTGCAGTTGGGATTGTGAGTGAGCAGCTCTGTGAGGACATGGATGTTCTAAAATCAGAACCCTGTATGGCCTTGGTCAGACGTTCCCCACAAGGTTTTCCTCAGAATTTTGGCTTTACAGACACCTCTGATTCTGAGGTCTGGTCAGAGAATAAGCCAAGTTCCCTCTTCCAGAAAACCTGTTTAAACACTGGGACCGTGACTCCCAAGAAGACCTTCACCAAGGAGGGTGCCCACGGACGTGGCAAGCTGGAGAGCAGTGGCGTACTGGGTTGTCACCCTGACAAAAGTGAGGGAGGTACTGCAGAAGGGACATCCCGAAGTTGTGATATGTGTGGCAGGAGATTCAGATCTACTTCGGACATTGGTCTGCATCAGGAACTTAATACACCGAAGAAAACTAACAGATGTCCAGAATGTAAAAAAACATTACCTAATTGCTTACAGGGGAAATCTCGAAGTAACTGGTATGGAGAGAAGCCGTATGAATGTGAGGAATGTGGGAAAGTCTTCAGGTTGTGCTCACAGCTTAATCAGCATCAgagaatccacactggagagaagccatTCAAATGCGTTGAGTGTGGAAAAGCCTTTCGTCTGAGCTCAAAACTCATTCAGCATcaaagaattcatactggagagaagccctacAGGTGTGAGGAGTGTGGAAAGGCCTTTGGTCAGAGCTCCAGCCTCATCCACCACCAGAGGGTCCACACGGGAGAGAGGCCCTATGGCTGTCGGgagtgtgggaaggccttcagCCAGCAGTCTCAGCTGGTCAGACACCAGAGGACCCACACTGGAGAGAGGCCCTACCAGTGCCAGGAGTGTGGAAAGGCCTTCAGCCAGAGCTCAACCCTCGCTCAGCACCAGCGGATGCATGCAGGAGAGAAACTTCAGCTTCCAAGAAGCCCAGGTAGTCCCAGCCACGTTCCACATCAGAGAATCCATGCTACAGAGAAACCATTTAAGTGTGAtgagtgtgggaaggccttcagATGGGTGTCTCGCCTTAGTCAGCATCAGCTAacccacactggagagaaaccttacaaatgcaATAAGTGTGCAAAAGCGTTTGGTTGTAGCTCACGGCTTATTCGCCACCAGAGAACtcacactggagaaaaaccaTTTAAGTGTGATGAGTGTGGGAAAGGTTTTGTCCAGGGCTCACACCTAATtcaacatcagagaattcacaccGGAGAGAAACCCTACGAATGTAGTGACTGTGGAAAAGCCTTCAGCCAGAGCTCAAGTCTCATTTACCATCAGAGAATCCATAAGGGAGAGAAGCCCTACGAATGTGTCGAatgtggaaaagctttcagtATGAGCACACAGCTCACGATACATCAAAGGGTCCACACTGGGGAGAGACCCTATAAGTGTactgaatgtgggaaagccttcagtcaAAACTCAACCCTTTTCCAACACCAGATAATTCATGCAGGAGTGAAGCCCTATGGCTGTAGtgagtgtgggaaagccttcagccGGAGTTCCTATCTTATTGAGCATCAGAGGATCCACACTCGTGCCCAGTGGTATCATGAATACGGGAATACACTGGAAGCTGCTACCCATGTGAGCCGTAGAAAAGTCAGCACTGTAAAGAAACTGcataaatgtaatgaatgtgagaaaatattcaGGTGGCGCTCACATCTAATTAttcatcagagaattcacactggagagaaaccttacaaatgtaatgaatgtggcaaaGCATTTAATCGGAGCTCACGGCTGACTCAGCATCAGAAAATTCACATGGGATAG
- the ZNF7 gene encoding zinc finger protein 7 isoform X3, which produces MDAHPPSLMVSLGCWCMSFQEAVTFGDVAVHFSREEWQCLDPSQRALYKEVMLENHSSVAGLAGFLVFKPELISRLEQGQEPWVLDLKGVEEREVARTSFTDSAVGIVSEQLCEDMDVLKSEPCMALVRRSPQGFPQNFGFTDTSDSEVWSENKPSSLFQKTCLNTGTVTPKKTFTKEGAHGRGKLESSGVLGCHPDKSEGGTAEGTSRSCDMCGRRFRSTSDIGLHQELNTPKKTNRCPECKKTLPNCLQGKSRSNWYGEKPYECEECGKVFRLCSQLNQHQRIHTGEKPFKCVECGKAFRLSSKLIQHQRIHTGEKPYRCEECGKAFGQSSSLIHHQRVHTGERPYGCRECGKAFSQQSQLVRHQRTHTGERPYQCQECGKAFSQSSTLAQHQRMHAGEKLQLPRSPGSPSHVPHQRIHATEKPFKCDECGKAFRWVSRLSQHQLTHTGEKPYKCNKCAKAFGCSSRLIRHQRTHTGEKPFKCDECGKGFVQGSHLIQHQRIHTGEKPYECSDCGKAFSQSSSLIYHQRIHKGEKPYECVECGKAFSMSTQLTIHQRVHTGERPYKCTECGKAFSQNSTLFQHQIIHAGVKPYGCSECGKAFSRSSYLIEHQRIHTRAQWYHEYGNTLEAATHVSRRKVSTVKKLHKCNECEKIFRWRSHLIIHQRIHTGEKPYKCNECGKAFNRSSRLTQHQKIHMG; this is translated from the exons ATGGATGCCCACCCACCGAGCCTCATG GTTTCTCTGGGGTGCTGGTGTATGTCTTTTCAGGAGGCTGTGACGTTCGGTGATGTGGCCGTGCACTTCTCGAGGGAGGAGTGGCAGTGTCTGGACCCTAGCCAGAGAGCCCTCTACAAGGAAGTAATGCTGGAGAACCACAGCAGTGTGGCTGGACTAG CAGGATTCCTGGTCTTCAAGCCTGAGCTGATCTCCCGGTTGGAGCAGGGGCAGGAACCATGGGTCCTTGACCTGAAGGGAGTCGAGGAGAGAGAGGTGGCAAGGACCTCCTTTACAG ATTCTGCAGTTGGGATTGTGAGTGAGCAGCTCTGTGAGGACATGGATGTTCTAAAATCAGAACCCTGTATGGCCTTGGTCAGACGTTCCCCACAAGGTTTTCCTCAGAATTTTGGCTTTACAGACACCTCTGATTCTGAGGTCTGGTCAGAGAATAAGCCAAGTTCCCTCTTCCAGAAAACCTGTTTAAACACTGGGACCGTGACTCCCAAGAAGACCTTCACCAAGGAGGGTGCCCACGGACGTGGCAAGCTGGAGAGCAGTGGCGTACTGGGTTGTCACCCTGACAAAAGTGAGGGAGGTACTGCAGAAGGGACATCCCGAAGTTGTGATATGTGTGGCAGGAGATTCAGATCTACTTCGGACATTGGTCTGCATCAGGAACTTAATACACCGAAGAAAACTAACAGATGTCCAGAATGTAAAAAAACATTACCTAATTGCTTACAGGGGAAATCTCGAAGTAACTGGTATGGAGAGAAGCCGTATGAATGTGAGGAATGTGGGAAAGTCTTCAGGTTGTGCTCACAGCTTAATCAGCATCAgagaatccacactggagagaagccatTCAAATGCGTTGAGTGTGGAAAAGCCTTTCGTCTGAGCTCAAAACTCATTCAGCATcaaagaattcatactggagagaagccctacAGGTGTGAGGAGTGTGGAAAGGCCTTTGGTCAGAGCTCCAGCCTCATCCACCACCAGAGGGTCCACACGGGAGAGAGGCCCTATGGCTGTCGGgagtgtgggaaggccttcagCCAGCAGTCTCAGCTGGTCAGACACCAGAGGACCCACACTGGAGAGAGGCCCTACCAGTGCCAGGAGTGTGGAAAGGCCTTCAGCCAGAGCTCAACCCTCGCTCAGCACCAGCGGATGCATGCAGGAGAGAAACTTCAGCTTCCAAGAAGCCCAGGTAGTCCCAGCCACGTTCCACATCAGAGAATCCATGCTACAGAGAAACCATTTAAGTGTGAtgagtgtgggaaggccttcagATGGGTGTCTCGCCTTAGTCAGCATCAGCTAacccacactggagagaaaccttacaaatgcaATAAGTGTGCAAAAGCGTTTGGTTGTAGCTCACGGCTTATTCGCCACCAGAGAACtcacactggagaaaaaccaTTTAAGTGTGATGAGTGTGGGAAAGGTTTTGTCCAGGGCTCACACCTAATtcaacatcagagaattcacaccGGAGAGAAACCCTACGAATGTAGTGACTGTGGAAAAGCCTTCAGCCAGAGCTCAAGTCTCATTTACCATCAGAGAATCCATAAGGGAGAGAAGCCCTACGAATGTGTCGAatgtggaaaagctttcagtATGAGCACACAGCTCACGATACATCAAAGGGTCCACACTGGGGAGAGACCCTATAAGTGTactgaatgtgggaaagccttcagtcaAAACTCAACCCTTTTCCAACACCAGATAATTCATGCAGGAGTGAAGCCCTATGGCTGTAGtgagtgtgggaaagccttcagccGGAGTTCCTATCTTATTGAGCATCAGAGGATCCACACTCGTGCCCAGTGGTATCATGAATACGGGAATACACTGGAAGCTGCTACCCATGTGAGCCGTAGAAAAGTCAGCACTGTAAAGAAACTGcataaatgtaatgaatgtgagaaaatattcaGGTGGCGCTCACATCTAATTAttcatcagagaattcacactggagagaaaccttacaaatgtaatgaatgtggcaaaGCATTTAATCGGAGCTCACGGCTGACTCAGCATCAGAAAATTCACATGGGATAG
- the ZNF7 gene encoding zinc finger protein 7 isoform X2, whose product MARRRYHPGHMDAHPPSLMVSLGCWCMSFQEAVTFGDVAVHFSREEWQCLDPSQRALYKEVMLENHSSVAGLGFLVFKPELISRLEQGQEPWVLDLKGVEEREVARTSFTDSAVGIVSEQLCEDMDVLKSEPCMALVRRSPQGFPQNFGFTDTSDSEVWSENKPSSLFQKTCLNTGTVTPKKTFTKEGAHGRGKLESSGVLGCHPDKSEGGTAEGTSRSCDMCGRRFRSTSDIGLHQELNTPKKTNRCPECKKTLPNCLQGKSRSNWYGEKPYECEECGKVFRLCSQLNQHQRIHTGEKPFKCVECGKAFRLSSKLIQHQRIHTGEKPYRCEECGKAFGQSSSLIHHQRVHTGERPYGCRECGKAFSQQSQLVRHQRTHTGERPYQCQECGKAFSQSSTLAQHQRMHAGEKLQLPRSPGSPSHVPHQRIHATEKPFKCDECGKAFRWVSRLSQHQLTHTGEKPYKCNKCAKAFGCSSRLIRHQRTHTGEKPFKCDECGKGFVQGSHLIQHQRIHTGEKPYECSDCGKAFSQSSSLIYHQRIHKGEKPYECVECGKAFSMSTQLTIHQRVHTGERPYKCTECGKAFSQNSTLFQHQIIHAGVKPYGCSECGKAFSRSSYLIEHQRIHTRAQWYHEYGNTLEAATHVSRRKVSTVKKLHKCNECEKIFRWRSHLIIHQRIHTGEKPYKCNECGKAFNRSSRLTQHQKIHMG is encoded by the exons ATGGCCCGTCGCAG GTATCACCCAGGACACATGGATGCCCACCCACCGAGCCTCATG GTTTCTCTGGGGTGCTGGTGTATGTCTTTTCAGGAGGCTGTGACGTTCGGTGATGTGGCCGTGCACTTCTCGAGGGAGGAGTGGCAGTGTCTGGACCCTAGCCAGAGAGCCCTCTACAAGGAAGTAATGCTGGAGAACCACAGCAGTGTGGCTGGACTAG GATTCCTGGTCTTCAAGCCTGAGCTGATCTCCCGGTTGGAGCAGGGGCAGGAACCATGGGTCCTTGACCTGAAGGGAGTCGAGGAGAGAGAGGTGGCAAGGACCTCCTTTACAG ATTCTGCAGTTGGGATTGTGAGTGAGCAGCTCTGTGAGGACATGGATGTTCTAAAATCAGAACCCTGTATGGCCTTGGTCAGACGTTCCCCACAAGGTTTTCCTCAGAATTTTGGCTTTACAGACACCTCTGATTCTGAGGTCTGGTCAGAGAATAAGCCAAGTTCCCTCTTCCAGAAAACCTGTTTAAACACTGGGACCGTGACTCCCAAGAAGACCTTCACCAAGGAGGGTGCCCACGGACGTGGCAAGCTGGAGAGCAGTGGCGTACTGGGTTGTCACCCTGACAAAAGTGAGGGAGGTACTGCAGAAGGGACATCCCGAAGTTGTGATATGTGTGGCAGGAGATTCAGATCTACTTCGGACATTGGTCTGCATCAGGAACTTAATACACCGAAGAAAACTAACAGATGTCCAGAATGTAAAAAAACATTACCTAATTGCTTACAGGGGAAATCTCGAAGTAACTGGTATGGAGAGAAGCCGTATGAATGTGAGGAATGTGGGAAAGTCTTCAGGTTGTGCTCACAGCTTAATCAGCATCAgagaatccacactggagagaagccatTCAAATGCGTTGAGTGTGGAAAAGCCTTTCGTCTGAGCTCAAAACTCATTCAGCATcaaagaattcatactggagagaagccctacAGGTGTGAGGAGTGTGGAAAGGCCTTTGGTCAGAGCTCCAGCCTCATCCACCACCAGAGGGTCCACACGGGAGAGAGGCCCTATGGCTGTCGGgagtgtgggaaggccttcagCCAGCAGTCTCAGCTGGTCAGACACCAGAGGACCCACACTGGAGAGAGGCCCTACCAGTGCCAGGAGTGTGGAAAGGCCTTCAGCCAGAGCTCAACCCTCGCTCAGCACCAGCGGATGCATGCAGGAGAGAAACTTCAGCTTCCAAGAAGCCCAGGTAGTCCCAGCCACGTTCCACATCAGAGAATCCATGCTACAGAGAAACCATTTAAGTGTGAtgagtgtgggaaggccttcagATGGGTGTCTCGCCTTAGTCAGCATCAGCTAacccacactggagagaaaccttacaaatgcaATAAGTGTGCAAAAGCGTTTGGTTGTAGCTCACGGCTTATTCGCCACCAGAGAACtcacactggagaaaaaccaTTTAAGTGTGATGAGTGTGGGAAAGGTTTTGTCCAGGGCTCACACCTAATtcaacatcagagaattcacaccGGAGAGAAACCCTACGAATGTAGTGACTGTGGAAAAGCCTTCAGCCAGAGCTCAAGTCTCATTTACCATCAGAGAATCCATAAGGGAGAGAAGCCCTACGAATGTGTCGAatgtggaaaagctttcagtATGAGCACACAGCTCACGATACATCAAAGGGTCCACACTGGGGAGAGACCCTATAAGTGTactgaatgtgggaaagccttcagtcaAAACTCAACCCTTTTCCAACACCAGATAATTCATGCAGGAGTGAAGCCCTATGGCTGTAGtgagtgtgggaaagccttcagccGGAGTTCCTATCTTATTGAGCATCAGAGGATCCACACTCGTGCCCAGTGGTATCATGAATACGGGAATACACTGGAAGCTGCTACCCATGTGAGCCGTAGAAAAGTCAGCACTGTAAAGAAACTGcataaatgtaatgaatgtgagaaaatattcaGGTGGCGCTCACATCTAATTAttcatcagagaattcacactggagagaaaccttacaaatgtaatgaatgtggcaaaGCATTTAATCGGAGCTCACGGCTGACTCAGCATCAGAAAATTCACATGGGATAG
- the ZNF7 gene encoding zinc finger protein 7 isoform X1, which produces MARRRYHPGHMDAHPPSLMVSLGCWCMSFQEAVTFGDVAVHFSREEWQCLDPSQRALYKEVMLENHSSVAGLAGFLVFKPELISRLEQGQEPWVLDLKGVEEREVARTSFTDSAVGIVSEQLCEDMDVLKSEPCMALVRRSPQGFPQNFGFTDTSDSEVWSENKPSSLFQKTCLNTGTVTPKKTFTKEGAHGRGKLESSGVLGCHPDKSEGGTAEGTSRSCDMCGRRFRSTSDIGLHQELNTPKKTNRCPECKKTLPNCLQGKSRSNWYGEKPYECEECGKVFRLCSQLNQHQRIHTGEKPFKCVECGKAFRLSSKLIQHQRIHTGEKPYRCEECGKAFGQSSSLIHHQRVHTGERPYGCRECGKAFSQQSQLVRHQRTHTGERPYQCQECGKAFSQSSTLAQHQRMHAGEKLQLPRSPGSPSHVPHQRIHATEKPFKCDECGKAFRWVSRLSQHQLTHTGEKPYKCNKCAKAFGCSSRLIRHQRTHTGEKPFKCDECGKGFVQGSHLIQHQRIHTGEKPYECSDCGKAFSQSSSLIYHQRIHKGEKPYECVECGKAFSMSTQLTIHQRVHTGERPYKCTECGKAFSQNSTLFQHQIIHAGVKPYGCSECGKAFSRSSYLIEHQRIHTRAQWYHEYGNTLEAATHVSRRKVSTVKKLHKCNECEKIFRWRSHLIIHQRIHTGEKPYKCNECGKAFNRSSRLTQHQKIHMG; this is translated from the exons ATGGCCCGTCGCAG GTATCACCCAGGACACATGGATGCCCACCCACCGAGCCTCATG GTTTCTCTGGGGTGCTGGTGTATGTCTTTTCAGGAGGCTGTGACGTTCGGTGATGTGGCCGTGCACTTCTCGAGGGAGGAGTGGCAGTGTCTGGACCCTAGCCAGAGAGCCCTCTACAAGGAAGTAATGCTGGAGAACCACAGCAGTGTGGCTGGACTAG CAGGATTCCTGGTCTTCAAGCCTGAGCTGATCTCCCGGTTGGAGCAGGGGCAGGAACCATGGGTCCTTGACCTGAAGGGAGTCGAGGAGAGAGAGGTGGCAAGGACCTCCTTTACAG ATTCTGCAGTTGGGATTGTGAGTGAGCAGCTCTGTGAGGACATGGATGTTCTAAAATCAGAACCCTGTATGGCCTTGGTCAGACGTTCCCCACAAGGTTTTCCTCAGAATTTTGGCTTTACAGACACCTCTGATTCTGAGGTCTGGTCAGAGAATAAGCCAAGTTCCCTCTTCCAGAAAACCTGTTTAAACACTGGGACCGTGACTCCCAAGAAGACCTTCACCAAGGAGGGTGCCCACGGACGTGGCAAGCTGGAGAGCAGTGGCGTACTGGGTTGTCACCCTGACAAAAGTGAGGGAGGTACTGCAGAAGGGACATCCCGAAGTTGTGATATGTGTGGCAGGAGATTCAGATCTACTTCGGACATTGGTCTGCATCAGGAACTTAATACACCGAAGAAAACTAACAGATGTCCAGAATGTAAAAAAACATTACCTAATTGCTTACAGGGGAAATCTCGAAGTAACTGGTATGGAGAGAAGCCGTATGAATGTGAGGAATGTGGGAAAGTCTTCAGGTTGTGCTCACAGCTTAATCAGCATCAgagaatccacactggagagaagccatTCAAATGCGTTGAGTGTGGAAAAGCCTTTCGTCTGAGCTCAAAACTCATTCAGCATcaaagaattcatactggagagaagccctacAGGTGTGAGGAGTGTGGAAAGGCCTTTGGTCAGAGCTCCAGCCTCATCCACCACCAGAGGGTCCACACGGGAGAGAGGCCCTATGGCTGTCGGgagtgtgggaaggccttcagCCAGCAGTCTCAGCTGGTCAGACACCAGAGGACCCACACTGGAGAGAGGCCCTACCAGTGCCAGGAGTGTGGAAAGGCCTTCAGCCAGAGCTCAACCCTCGCTCAGCACCAGCGGATGCATGCAGGAGAGAAACTTCAGCTTCCAAGAAGCCCAGGTAGTCCCAGCCACGTTCCACATCAGAGAATCCATGCTACAGAGAAACCATTTAAGTGTGAtgagtgtgggaaggccttcagATGGGTGTCTCGCCTTAGTCAGCATCAGCTAacccacactggagagaaaccttacaaatgcaATAAGTGTGCAAAAGCGTTTGGTTGTAGCTCACGGCTTATTCGCCACCAGAGAACtcacactggagaaaaaccaTTTAAGTGTGATGAGTGTGGGAAAGGTTTTGTCCAGGGCTCACACCTAATtcaacatcagagaattcacaccGGAGAGAAACCCTACGAATGTAGTGACTGTGGAAAAGCCTTCAGCCAGAGCTCAAGTCTCATTTACCATCAGAGAATCCATAAGGGAGAGAAGCCCTACGAATGTGTCGAatgtggaaaagctttcagtATGAGCACACAGCTCACGATACATCAAAGGGTCCACACTGGGGAGAGACCCTATAAGTGTactgaatgtgggaaagccttcagtcaAAACTCAACCCTTTTCCAACACCAGATAATTCATGCAGGAGTGAAGCCCTATGGCTGTAGtgagtgtgggaaagccttcagccGGAGTTCCTATCTTATTGAGCATCAGAGGATCCACACTCGTGCCCAGTGGTATCATGAATACGGGAATACACTGGAAGCTGCTACCCATGTGAGCCGTAGAAAAGTCAGCACTGTAAAGAAACTGcataaatgtaatgaatgtgagaaaatattcaGGTGGCGCTCACATCTAATTAttcatcagagaattcacactggagagaaaccttacaaatgtaatgaatgtggcaaaGCATTTAATCGGAGCTCACGGCTGACTCAGCATCAGAAAATTCACATGGGATAG